The nucleotide window AAAATTGAACAGGTCTATCTGGCGATCTTACAACGGGGTAAACAGCAAAAATTAGTAAAAGAGGAATTCGATGCAGAAATTACGGCCGCCCTTTTTGCCAGCTCATCTACTACTCTACTTAAGAATTACGTCTTATATAAAAATAAAACAAAAGTTGACTCAATGATCAATCTACTAGTTCAATTGATCAGCCGATAGAGCACTTTAAAATTTGACAGTTGCTCTGTTTGCTGTCATCTAATTTATATACATATATTTTTTATCCTATTTTAAACCGTTCAGTTTATTATGAAAACAAAGCTAAATAAAAGAATTGCCTACATTGGATGTTTAGGCGTCATCGGAATTATCAGTACAGAATTTGGTGTGATTGGCATATTACCTCAGATCGCTGAATATTACAATATCAATATTGCCACGGCCGGATATCTTCTTAGTGCATTTGCATTGTTCATCGCGATTACGGGACCATTTACTGTATTATTCGCTTCAAAATTCGATAAGAAAATAATTATGCTAGGTGCGATGGTTTTGTTTTTCATTTCAAATTTCTTCTCCATCTTTAGTCCACCGTTTTGGATTTTGATGCTGCTAAGAATACTTCCTACTTTCCTTCACCCCGCATTCTTTTCTATGGCAATAGCCGCGGCTGCAAAAGGAGCATCACAGAAAGAACAAATGCATCTGACATCCATTATTATCGGAGGAATTGCTCTTGCGCAAGTGACGCTGATTCCTCTGAGTACATTTTTAGCCAGTTTGTATTCTTGGCAGGTGACCTATGCAATTCAGGGATTCATTATCCTTATAACAATATTTATTATTCTTAAGTTTCTTCCATCAATGCCTAATGAAAAACCGGCATCTTTTAGAAGTCAGCTGTCGATATTGACCCGACCAAGATTCATCTCGGGTACACTTTTGAATCTATTTTTAATAACGGCCTGGTTTTGTTCATACAGCTATTTCGCAGATTATTTAGGTAAAGAAAAGCATATGAGCGAAAAAGAAATAAGCCTTTTACTACTGCTATTTGGAGCAATGGGCGTGGTTTCTAATTATGTGGCTGGTAAACTCTTAGG belongs to Chryseobacterium sp. KACC 21268 and includes:
- a CDS encoding MFS transporter, with the protein product MKTKLNKRIAYIGCLGVIGIISTEFGVIGILPQIAEYYNINIATAGYLLSAFALFIAITGPFTVLFASKFDKKIIMLGAMVLFFISNFFSIFSPPFWILMLLRILPTFLHPAFFSMAIAAAAKGASQKEQMHLTSIIIGGIALAQVTLIPLSTFLASLYSWQVTYAIQGFIILITIFIILKFLPSMPNEKPASFRSQLSILTRPRFISGTLLNLFLITAWFCSYSYFADYLGKEKHMSEKEISLLLLLFGAMGVVSNYVAGKLLGKNMLWTTLFFTAGIFIIPFAFEYTGNSFFDVAFVTAIWGIMYGPCFLIGVGYMISAAPDAKEFANSLQTSFGNLGVSLGTSVGGFFIYRFDISITPWIGIVFGALAIMAIIWRAYLDKHYVEDK